One Brassica napus cultivar Da-Ae unplaced genomic scaffold, Da-Ae ScsIHWf_1812;HRSCAF=2448, whole genome shotgun sequence genomic window, CCCCTTACAAACTAATGGATGTAAACAAATAGTGCGTCCTTCCACTAAAATGGGTTGGAATGACTGTATGCCTAATCTATGTAGAGTAGGTGCTCTATTCAGTAATACGGGATGCCCCTGCATAACTTCTTGAAGGATTTCCCAGACAATCGGCTTTTTTTCACGAATTTGACTCTTAGCAACTCCTATGTTCGAAGCCAGATGTTGTCTAATTAGACCACGAATTACAAATGTCTGGAAGAGCTCTATTGCTATTTCGCGAGGCAATCCACAGCGATGTAATGAAAGTGAGGGTCCAACGACAATCACCGAACGCCCCGAATAATCGACCCGTTTGCCAAGCAGAGTCTCGCGAAATCTTCCCTCTTTTCCTTCAATTACATCTGAAAATGACTTGTAAACCTTATTATGACCATCCCTCATGGGTTGTCCACGGATTCCATTATCAAGAAGTGTATCCACGGCTTCTTGTACCAATTTTTCCTGACACATTACTAATTCCCCTGGTGTAGATCTACTTGTTGTTAATAGATCAGTAAGAGTATTGTTCCGATAGATAACTCTTCTATAGAGTTCATTAATATCTGAACTCATCAGTTTACCCCCTTCTATCTGAATGATGGGTCTCAACTCGGGAGGCAGAACCGGTAAGAGACATAAAATCATCCATTCCGGTTCTATATTTGTTCGAATAAAATGCTTAGCTAATTCCATACGTCTAACTAAAAAATCTTTTCTTCTTACAATTTTTCGATCTTCCCATTCATTCCCCGTGGGACCTTCTTCTCCTAATTGTTTCCATTCTACCAACGAATTTTCTATAATAATTCGCAAATCTAAATCGGCTAATTGTTCTCGGATAGCACCCGCCCCAGTAGAAATTTCTCGATTTCTAAATATATCGAAACCTTGAGTAGTAAAAAAAGTGGGATGCTGTATTTCCAGGATTGAATTTcatattcaaatgaacctcgTAATCGTAAGAAAGTAGGTTTTTTCGTTATGGGCCTAGCAAAAGAAAAATTGGGATAGGGTCCACTATATGATCTCCCCCCCTCAAAACCGGACATGAAAGTTTCCTCTCATCCGGCTCAAGTAGTTATATCAAATAAAGATAAAGAAAGGGGTCGCACTTTccaattgtattttataaaatcaagtgAAAACCCAAAAAGAATCTACGCCTTACTCAAGTTCTCAGTGCAAACCAACCACCATTTCATTGATTCAATTAATTCTTCTTTGATTTCTATTTAGATTCTTTAGTGAATTCAAAATTACGAcagaaaaaaatgtcaaattctTGAGTAGTCTACTTCCCTTCGAATGCCGGAATACTTTTTACCTTAAGTGAAAGGAATGCCTTAGAATTCATACGGGATTTATTTGTCTATGTATTGTTCCATTCGATCTTTTAGGTCCTGCGTTACCTCGATGGTTATGCCACAATATTCTTAAAGCTTATATGCGATGTATAGACTTCTCCAACCATGACATATTTGTTTACTTCAATATAAAAAACCAAATTTCTTTTCGTTTAGAAAGATAAGGGAATGCTTAATTCGACAAAAAAAAGGTCTTCTTTTCACGAGGTACGACTATCAATTTGaagtactttttttttactgaatcgACCATAGACCAATCGCCCTTGTTATTTGGGAGTATTGAATACACCCACAAGTCTGAGCTTCATGTTACTCTTTTCAAGAGACATGTCAGATCGAGGGCATCCCAAATTGATTGAAGGGGATGAGAGTTTatcattcttaaaaataaaaatttcgatCAAATCACACATCGCAGTATACTAGACCTTCTAATTCTTTAAGAGGTTTATCTAAAAGATTCGCAATATAACTAGGAAGACGTTTCAAATACCATACATGAGTTACAGGACATGTCAGTTTTATGTATCCCATTTGATATCTTCGTATCCGAGAATCAACAAATTCAACTCCACATTGTTCACAAAATTGCGAGTCTTCTTTTTCATCTCCGATCACTCGATAATTTCCACAAGCGCAAATTCCACTCTTTATAGGCCCAAAAATCCTTTCACAAAATAATCCATCTTTTTCCGGTTTATTGGTTTTGTAATGAAAAGTATAGGGTTTTGTCACCTCTCCAACTATCTCTCCATTAGGTATTTTTTTAGTGGCCCAAGCACTTATTTGCTGAGGAGAAACTAATCCAATTCGGAGTTGTTGATGTTTATACCGATCGATCATATAAGAAATTTTGTGATTCATTCCGATTAAACTTCCTTCCTATTAATCTGGAAATTCTTCTCAGATACAAGGAAATGATTCAGTTCCAGAGCCAAAGATCGTAGTTCTCGAACAAGTAATCGAAAAGATTCTGGAGCATCTTCTGGTTTAGGTATTGTTCCTCCAATGATAGTGGTACCAAGTACTTCTTGGCGAGCTCTAATATGATCAGATTTATAAGTAAGCATCTCTTGTAGGATCCCCACCTACACAAGAAAATTGTTGATAAAactccaaaatagcattttcttttgacccaattttttttttctccttatcGGTTAAGAAAGATAAGAAAATTTCAGGGTAGCAAACATTCTCTAGAATTTCTCTTAGATTCGAACCCATAGCTGATGATAGAACTAGAATAGATATTTTCTGTTTCCTACTCACACGAGCCCATATTCTTGCTTTTTTATCAATCTCTAATTCTAGCCTGCCCCCCCAATCTGATATTATGGTGCCGGTATAGACCGAAATCCCGttatgatccaattctgactggTAATAGATACCAGgactttgtaatatttgattgaTCACAACTCGGTATATTCCGTTTACTATAGAAGTTCCAAGGGAATTCATTAAAGGAATGTTTCCAATAAAAATTCTTTGTTCTTGCATATTCCTATTGGTTTTC contains:
- the LOC125598964 gene encoding DNA-directed RNA polymerase subunit beta'-like → MELAKHFIRTNIEPEWMILCLLPVLPPELRPIIQIEGGKLMSSDINELYRRVIYRNNTLTDLLTTSRSTPGELVMCQEKLVQEAVDTLLDNGIRGQPMRDGHNKVYKSFSDVIEGKEGRFRETLLGKRVDYSGRSVIVVGPSLSLHRCGLPREIAIELFQTFVIRGLIRQHLASNIGVAKSQIREKKPIVWEILQEVMQGHPVLLNRAPTLHRLGIQSFQPILVEGRTICLHPLVCKGFNADFDGDQMAVHVPLSLEAQAEARLLMFSHMNLLSPAIGDPISVPTQDMLIGLYVLTSGTRRGICANRYNPCNRKNYQNERITKQTISI